A genomic window from Engraulis encrasicolus isolate BLACKSEA-1 chromosome 14, IST_EnEncr_1.0, whole genome shotgun sequence includes:
- the LOC134463237 gene encoding polyadenylate-binding protein 1-like yields the protein MNRDAAQRCPMTTLYVGDLHPDVTEGLLFEKFSNAGAIRSIRVCREKTTRRSFGYAYVNFHQPADAERALDILNFEEIKGRPARVMWSQRDPSLRKSGVGNIFVKNLAKSMDSKALCDTFSAFGNILSCKVVSDENGSKGYGFVHFETQEAAERAIEKMNGMLLDDCRVFVGPFKSRKDYEIERGAQAKEFTNVYIKNFGEEMDDERLRQIFGKFGPTLSAKVMVDQRGRSKGFGFVDYKHHKDAQRAVDEMNNKELNGKLVYVGRAQKKMQRETELNRKFEQMKQHRTTLSQGINLYVKNLDKGLRDDGLYEIFSPFGTITSAKVMMQGGRSKGFGFVCFSSPSEATMAVTEMNGRIVTTKPLYVALAQRKDERQAHLTNHYRQRMASVRPQQPQGLPDTVRTSGPHPRTFSSTRRAAAQVPYMVASQCNTPQTLVHCPGKTPGAASAPTSIIDPACQEPLTTSMLVALDSEEQKQLLGQRLFPLIQAMQPMQAKKITGMLLELDNSELVCMLEYPEFLFSKVDEAVAVLQAHLAKQGAQRHATSTV from the coding sequence ATGAACCGCGACGCTGCGCAGCGCTGCCCTATGACCACCTTGTATGTCGGGGACCTCCATCCGGACGTCACCGAGGGTTTGCTCTTTGAGAAATTTAGCAATGCTGGAGCCATCCGGTCCATCAGGGTTTGCAGGGAAAAGACCACCCGCCGCTCTTTTGGCTATGCTTATGTGAACTTCCACCAGCCGGCTGACGCTGAGCGCGCCCTTGACATCCTGAATTTCGAGGAGATCAAGGGCAGGCCTGCCCGTGTGATGTGGTCCCAGCGCGACCCCTCCTTAAGAAAAAGTGGAGTGGGAAACATCTTTGTTAAGAACTTAGCCAAGTCCATGGACAGCAAGGCCCTTTGTGATACTTTCTCCGCCTTTGGGAACATCCTCTCCTGCAAGGTGGTCTCAGATGAAAATGGCTCCAAGGGCTACGGCTTTGTGCACTTTGAGACCCAGGAGGCAGCTGAGAGAGCCATTGAGAAAATGAATGGCATGCTGCTTGATGATTGTAGAGTTTTTGTGGGCCCCTTCAAGTCCCGCAAGGACTATGAAATTGAGCGTGGTGCCCAAGCCAAGGAGTTCACCAACGTTTACATCAAAAACTTTGGTGAGGAGATGGATGATGAGAGGCTGCGCCAGATCTTTGGCAAATTTGGCCCCACTCTGAGCGCAAAGGTGATGGTAGACCAGAGAGGACGCTCAAAGGGCTTCGGCTTTGTGGACTACAAGCATCATAAGGACGCCCAGCGGGCCGTAGATGAAATGAATAACAAGGAGCTGAATGGGAAGCTTGTGTATGTGGGCCGTGCCCAGAAGAAGATGCAGCGCGAGACTGAGCTCAACCGTAAATTCGAGCAGATGAAACAGCACCGCACGACCCTCTCGCAGGGCATCAACCTGTACGTTAAAAACTTGGATAAGGGCCTACGTGATGATGGGCTGTATGAGATATTCTCTCCCTTTGGAACCATCACCAGCGCCAAGGTGATGATGCAGGGCGGCCGCAGCAAAGGCTTCGGCTTTGTGTGCTTCTCCTCCCCCTCGGAGGCCACCATGGCTGTTACGGAGATGAATGGTCGCATCGTCACCACCAAGCCGCTGTACGTTGCCCTGGCCCAGCGCAAGGATGAGCGCCAAGCCCACCTGACCAACCACTATAGGCAGAGGATGGCCAGCGTACGCCCCCAGCAACCCCAGGGACTGCCAGACACTGTGCGCACATCTGGGCCTCATCCTCGGACCTTCAGCAGCACAAGACGCGCTGCTGCCCAGGTGCCATACATGGTGGCCTCTCAATGCAACACCCCTCAGACTCTGGTCCACTGTCCAGGCAAGACTCCGGGTGCCGCCAGTGCCCCAACTTCCATCATTGACCCAGCATGCCAGGAGCCTCTGACCACCTCCATGCTGGTAGCCTTGGACTCTGAGGAGCAGAAACAGTTATTGGGACAACGCCTGTTCCCCTTGATCCAGGCCATGCAGCCCATGCAGGCTAAGAAGATCACCGGCATGCTGCTGGAGCTCGACAACTCTGAGCTGGTTTGCATGCTTGAGTACCCTGAGTTCCTGTTCTCCAAGGTGGATGAGGCCGTAGCTGTACTGCAGGCCCACCTGGCCAAACAGGGAGCCCAGAGGCATGCCACCAGCACCGTTTAA